One Desulfobulbus propionicus DSM 2032 DNA segment encodes these proteins:
- a CDS encoding sigma-54 interaction domain-containing protein, giving the protein MKTNTSSVDAMQDQEFIDLTCLYEITRHLASATSLQDCLEKIVTSLAERKGMDNGTVTIINPATGELEIEVAHGITAEAKRRGRYKLGEGITGKVVATGEPIIVPQIGDEPLFLNRTRTRGDERKKKSSFLCVPIMAAQQSIGALSIDRVYKEGFGTQSENDLRFLTVVSGLIAETVQRIQRVNEEKEALRQENSKLKRELTAKNRIEEIIGNSSRMQEVFDMVHRVADSNATVLLRGESGTGKTLVAKALHHNSSRADGPFVVVNCSALPETLLESELFGHEKGAFTGATEAKKGRFELAEGGTLFLDEIGEISPAVQVKLLNVIQERTFQRLGSTKTIKTDIRLVAATNRDLEKAVKEMAFREDLYYRLNVFPVYLPPLRERRTDIMLLAEYFLEKYAKENNKQIKRISTPAIDLLVQYHWPGNVRELQNCMERAVLICDGPAIKSIHLPPSLQSADSIHSSKPLSLATAVENFERELIIEALKKNNGNQTKAAKSLDTSLRIINYKIHSYGIEPKHFKVK; this is encoded by the coding sequence ATGAAAACAAACACTTCCTCTGTCGATGCCATGCAGGACCAGGAATTCATCGACCTGACCTGCCTTTATGAAATCACCCGCCACCTGGCCTCGGCCACCAGCCTGCAGGACTGCCTGGAAAAGATCGTCACCTCCCTGGCCGAACGCAAGGGCATGGACAACGGCACGGTCACGATCATCAACCCGGCCACCGGTGAACTGGAGATCGAGGTGGCCCACGGCATCACCGCCGAGGCCAAGCGGCGCGGCCGCTACAAGCTGGGGGAGGGCATCACCGGCAAGGTGGTGGCCACCGGCGAGCCGATCATCGTGCCGCAGATCGGCGACGAACCGCTGTTTCTCAACCGTACCCGTACCCGCGGCGACGAGCGCAAGAAAAAAAGCTCGTTTCTCTGTGTGCCGATCATGGCCGCCCAGCAATCCATCGGCGCCTTGTCCATTGACCGGGTCTACAAGGAGGGATTCGGCACCCAGTCGGAGAATGATCTCCGCTTTCTCACCGTGGTCAGCGGCCTGATCGCCGAAACGGTGCAGCGCATCCAGCGGGTCAACGAGGAGAAGGAGGCCCTGCGCCAGGAAAATTCCAAGCTCAAACGGGAGTTGACCGCCAAAAACCGGATCGAGGAGATCATCGGCAACTCGTCGCGCATGCAGGAAGTGTTCGACATGGTGCATCGGGTGGCCGACTCCAACGCCACCGTGCTCCTGCGCGGCGAATCCGGCACCGGCAAGACCCTGGTTGCCAAGGCCTTGCACCACAACTCCAGCCGGGCGGATGGCCCTTTTGTGGTGGTCAACTGCTCGGCTCTTCCCGAAACGCTCCTGGAGAGCGAACTGTTCGGCCACGAAAAAGGGGCCTTCACCGGCGCCACCGAAGCCAAGAAGGGGCGGTTCGAACTGGCCGAGGGCGGCACCCTATTCCTCGACGAGATCGGCGAGATCAGCCCGGCGGTGCAGGTCAAGTTGCTCAACGTCATCCAGGAACGCACCTTCCAGCGGCTGGGCTCGACCAAGACCATCAAGACCGACATCCGCCTGGTGGCGGCCACCAACCGCGACCTGGAAAAAGCGGTCAAGGAGATGGCCTTCCGCGAGGATCTCTATTACCGGCTCAACGTCTTTCCAGTTTATCTGCCGCCACTCAGGGAACGGCGCACCGATATCATGCTGCTCGCCGAATATTTCCTGGAAAAATACGCCAAGGAAAACAACAAGCAGATCAAGCGCATCTCCACCCCGGCCATCGACCTCCTGGTCCAGTACCACTGGCCCGGCAACGTGCGCGAGCTCCAGAACTGCATGGAACGGGCCGTGCTGATCTGCGACGGGCCGGCGATCAAGTCGATCCACCTGCCGCCCTCGCTACAGAGCGCGGACAGCATTCATTCCAGCAAGCCCCTTTCCTTGGCCACGGCGGTTGAAAATTTCGAGCGCGAACTTATTATTGAGGCGCTGAAAAAAAACAACGGCAACCAGACCAAGGCGGCCAAGAGTCTGGACACCAGCCTCCGGATCATCAATTACAAGATCCACAGCTACGGCATCGAACCCAAGCATTTCAAGGTCAAGTGA
- a CDS encoding HD domain-containing phosphohydrolase codes for MGAKILVADDDSLVRLAIQKILLFFDHEVTAVESGRQVLECVNDEFDVIVLDINMPDMDGFETLERLNRQQVDIPVLFLTGAGSMDYAVKAIHLGAYDFLTKPIADIELFHVKVKQAVEKRHFLLQEKAYKKNLEREVEAKTRELAEKNLLLERYSEHLEQATVQIMSSLQAAMEEKDGYTAGHTRRVTELALLLGQAAGFSGDDITVLRRASQFHDIGKLVIDLSCIQKPGALSPEEWELIKKHPGVGASIIEPLTFMDRERDIIRHHHEKIDGTGYPDGIGGNELDTLTRIITIADSYDAMTSRRNYRKNLTSAEAVGELRRCGGTQFDPELVEIFAGVVLSACSLYKQ; via the coding sequence ATGGGCGCAAAGATTCTTGTCGCGGATGATGATTCCCTGGTTCGTCTGGCGATCCAAAAAATTCTCCTCTTCTTTGACCACGAGGTCACCGCCGTGGAATCCGGACGGCAGGTTTTGGAGTGCGTGAACGACGAGTTCGACGTCATCGTGCTTGACATCAACATGCCGGACATGGATGGTTTTGAGACGCTGGAGCGGCTGAACCGGCAACAGGTGGACATCCCGGTTTTGTTTCTCACCGGCGCGGGTTCCATGGATTATGCGGTCAAGGCGATTCATTTGGGGGCCTACGATTTTCTCACCAAGCCGATTGCCGACATCGAACTGTTCCATGTGAAGGTCAAGCAGGCGGTGGAAAAGCGGCACTTTCTCCTCCAGGAAAAGGCCTACAAGAAAAACCTGGAAAGGGAGGTCGAGGCGAAGACCCGTGAGCTGGCCGAAAAGAATCTCCTGCTTGAGCGCTACAGCGAGCACCTGGAACAGGCGACCGTCCAGATCATGTCCAGCCTGCAGGCGGCCATGGAGGAAAAGGACGGCTACACCGCCGGCCACACCCGCCGGGTGACGGAATTGGCCCTGCTGCTCGGGCAGGCGGCCGGTTTTAGCGGCGACGACATCACGGTGTTGCGCCGGGCCTCCCAGTTTCACGACATCGGCAAGCTGGTGATCGATCTGTCCTGCATCCAGAAGCCCGGGGCACTCAGTCCGGAGGAGTGGGAATTGATCAAGAAACATCCCGGAGTGGGGGCGAGCATCATCGAACCGCTGACCTTCATGGATCGGGAGCGGGACATCATCCGTCACCACCACGAAAAAATCGACGGCACAGGTTATCCGGATGGGATTGGCGGCAACGAATTGGACACCCTCACCAGGATCATCACCATCGCCGACAGCTATGATGCCATGACCTCGCGCCGCAATTACCGAAAAAATCTCACCTCCGCCGAAGCGGTGGGTGAGCTGCGCCGCTGCGGAGGGACTCAGTTCGATCCGGAACTGGTGGAAATCTTTGCGGGGGTTGTTCTTTCCGCTTGTTCGCTGTATAAACAGTAG
- the gatC gene encoding Asp-tRNA(Asn)/Glu-tRNA(Gln) amidotransferase subunit GatC: protein MKITREEVQHVAKLARLDLTSAEVDRMTGQLDAILSYVAKLDELDTTGVPVTTHTQQVVNAFREDEVRPSLPRERALVNGPEQNGESFVVPRVIG from the coding sequence ATGAAAATTACCCGAGAAGAAGTGCAGCATGTGGCCAAACTGGCCCGGCTTGATCTGACCAGCGCCGAGGTGGATCGCATGACCGGCCAGCTCGACGCCATCTTGTCCTATGTGGCCAAACTCGACGAGCTAGACACCACCGGCGTACCCGTCACCACCCACACGCAGCAGGTGGTCAATGCCTTCCGCGAGGATGAGGTCCGCCCCTCGCTCCCCCGTGAGCGCGCCTTGGTCAACGGGCCGGAGCAGAATGGCGAATCCTTTGTGGTTCCCCGGGTCATCGGCTGA
- the gatA gene encoding Asp-tRNA(Asn)/Glu-tRNA(Gln) amidotransferase subunit GatA, whose product MELYALPLHEARRLLETGEVSSVALTESVLARIEAVEPKVQSYLTLDREGALRQAEQADIARKNGQGGPLCGIPLAIKDVLCTTTMPTTCGSRILENFVAPYEATVVTKLAEAGSVLVGKLAMDEFAMGSTSENCAFKVPHNPWKLGYVAGGSSGGSAAAVAADECFASLGSDTGGSIRQPASLCGTVGMKPTYGRVSRYGLVAFASSLDQVGPLTKEVRDCALMMNAISGHDPKDSTSIKLDVPDFTASLQDGLKGVKIGLPREYFVQGLDPEVDRAVRDGIRMLQEAGAELVEVTLPHTDYCVAVYYLIAPAEASSNLARFDGVRYGYRDRSADSLIEMYNRTRSQGFGDEVKRRILIGTYALSSGYYDAYYKKASQVRTLIKDDFAKAFAHCDLMVSPVCPTPAWKIGDKADDPLALYLSDILTLSANLAGVPGMSVPCGFSSDGLPIGLQLQAAHFNEEILLRAAYNLEQRAGVVGKKPVIA is encoded by the coding sequence ATGGAACTGTACGCGTTACCCCTGCACGAGGCCCGGCGTCTCCTGGAGACCGGCGAGGTGAGTTCGGTGGCCCTTACCGAATCGGTGCTTGCCCGGATTGAAGCCGTCGAACCCAAAGTTCAATCCTACCTGACCCTGGATCGGGAAGGTGCCCTGCGACAGGCAGAACAGGCCGATATTGCCAGGAAAAACGGGCAAGGCGGGCCGCTGTGCGGCATCCCCCTGGCTATCAAGGATGTGCTCTGCACCACTACCATGCCCACCACCTGCGGCTCCCGCATCTTGGAAAACTTCGTCGCCCCCTACGAGGCCACGGTGGTGACCAAACTGGCCGAGGCCGGTTCGGTGCTCGTGGGCAAGCTGGCCATGGACGAATTCGCCATGGGCTCGACCAGCGAAAATTGCGCCTTCAAAGTACCCCACAACCCCTGGAAGCTCGGCTATGTGGCCGGCGGTTCCAGCGGCGGGTCAGCGGCGGCGGTGGCGGCCGACGAGTGTTTCGCCTCGCTGGGTTCAGACACCGGCGGTTCGATCCGCCAGCCCGCCTCGCTGTGCGGCACGGTGGGCATGAAGCCGACCTATGGCCGGGTGTCGCGCTACGGTCTGGTGGCCTTTGCCTCCTCGCTCGATCAGGTCGGGCCGCTGACCAAGGAGGTGCGCGACTGCGCCCTGATGATGAACGCGATCAGCGGCCATGACCCCAAGGATTCCACCTCGATCAAATTGGACGTCCCTGATTTTACCGCCTCCCTCCAGGACGGACTCAAAGGGGTGAAGATCGGTCTACCTAGGGAATATTTCGTCCAGGGACTCGATCCCGAGGTGGACAGGGCGGTCCGCGACGGCATCCGCATGCTCCAGGAGGCCGGCGCCGAGCTGGTGGAGGTCACCCTGCCACACACCGACTACTGCGTGGCGGTCTATTATTTGATCGCCCCGGCCGAGGCCAGCTCCAACCTGGCCCGCTTCGACGGCGTTCGCTACGGCTATCGCGACCGTTCGGCCGACTCCCTGATCGAGATGTACAACCGCACCCGTTCGCAGGGATTCGGCGACGAAGTCAAGCGCCGTATCCTCATCGGCACCTATGCACTCTCCTCGGGCTATTACGATGCCTACTACAAGAAGGCCTCCCAGGTGCGCACCCTGATCAAGGACGATTTCGCCAAGGCCTTTGCCCACTGCGACCTGATGGTTTCGCCGGTCTGCCCGACCCCGGCCTGGAAGATCGGCGACAAGGCCGACGATCCGCTTGCCCTCTATCTTTCCGATATCCTTACTCTGTCGGCCAACCTTGCCGGCGTGCCCGGCATGTCGGTGCCCTGCGGGTTCAGCAGCGACGGCCTGCCGATCGGTTTGCAGCTCCAGGCGGCCCACTTCAACGAGGAAATTCTGTTGCGTGCTGCCTACAACCTTGAACAACGTGCCGGCGTTGTCGGCAAGAAACCGGTGATCGCCTGA
- the hisC gene encoding histidinol-phosphate transaminase: MQLPIQPHIAAIVPYPPGKPMDELEREYGVTNAIKLASNENPWGPSPKAVAAIGAMLANLHRYPDGSSYSLTEAVARWMGSASDEIVLGNGSNEVIEFLVKAFVGTGDAVITSHPSFLMYQKFVQVRGGENVIVPLKEMRHDLEAISAAVTDRTRLIFIDNPNNPTGTLISREDFDRFLRSLPQSVIVVVDEAYVDFVDPAVRIDILGYIRQPEQIPAVVSLRTFSKAFGLAGLRVGFGVMHREVAALLHRVRQPFNINLPAQAGALAALDDLEHYQRTLSGTAEGRTWLSAEVAELGCTPYPSHTNFFLIDVQGDATKLYEAMLYKGVIVRSMKAYGYPDFIRITVGTMAENQRFVSALADCLRDLGYGRA, from the coding sequence ATGCAACTGCCCATTCAACCCCACATCGCGGCCATTGTCCCCTATCCGCCCGGCAAACCCATGGATGAGCTGGAGCGGGAATACGGGGTGACCAACGCCATCAAGCTGGCCTCCAACGAAAACCCCTGGGGCCCCTCGCCCAAGGCGGTCGCGGCCATTGGGGCCATGCTTGCCAACCTGCACCGCTATCCCGACGGTTCGAGCTACTCCCTGACCGAGGCCGTGGCCCGGTGGATGGGGTCGGCGTCCGACGAGATCGTGCTCGGCAACGGCTCCAACGAAGTGATCGAGTTTCTGGTCAAGGCCTTTGTCGGTACCGGTGACGCGGTCATCACTAGCCACCCCTCCTTCCTCATGTACCAGAAGTTCGTCCAGGTGCGGGGCGGCGAGAACGTGATCGTTCCGCTCAAGGAGATGCGCCATGACCTGGAGGCGATCAGCGCCGCCGTGACCGACCGCACCCGGTTGATCTTCATCGACAACCCGAATAACCCCACCGGCACCCTGATCTCCCGCGAGGACTTTGACCGCTTCCTGCGCAGCCTGCCCCAGTCGGTGATCGTGGTGGTGGACGAGGCCTACGTCGATTTCGTCGATCCTGCGGTGCGCATCGATATCCTCGGCTATATCCGTCAGCCAGAGCAGATCCCGGCGGTGGTCAGCCTGCGCACCTTTTCCAAGGCCTTTGGTCTCGCTGGGCTGCGGGTCGGCTTCGGGGTCATGCACCGCGAGGTGGCCGCGCTGCTGCATCGGGTGCGGCAACCATTCAACATCAACCTGCCGGCCCAGGCCGGCGCCTTGGCTGCGCTCGACGACCTGGAACACTACCAGCGCACCCTGAGCGGCACGGCCGAGGGCCGGACCTGGCTGAGTGCGGAGGTCGCCGAGCTGGGCTGCACGCCCTATCCGTCGCACACCAACTTTTTCCTCATTGATGTGCAGGGCGATGCCACAAAACTCTATGAAGCCATGCTCTACAAGGGCGTGATTGTCCGTTCGATGAAGGCCTACGGTTATCCGGACTTCATCCGCATCACCGTGGGCACGATGGCGGAGAATCAGCGCTTTGTCAGCGCCCTGGCCGACTGTCTCCGGGACCTGGGGTATGGGCGTGCGTAA
- the cmk gene encoding (d)CMP kinase: protein MGVRKRIVTIDGPSGGGKSTVSRALAAKLHFTYLDTGAMYRAVAYHCREQGIAAEEGPQLADLLASLRIELLPPLPGGDDVRVLVEGGEVGQALRTPEMGMLASQFSALPMVRATLTRLQQQIGAGGRIVAEGRDTGTVVFPDAAWKFFLDASPEVRAQRRAAQLRGKGETVDEQQLLAQIIKRDKADRERSAAPLQAAADAVILDSTQIPADEVVEQMYAHILATSCCRDE, encoded by the coding sequence ATGGGCGTGCGTAAACGGATCGTCACCATCGACGGCCCGTCCGGCGGTGGTAAATCGACCGTCTCCCGGGCCCTGGCGGCCAAGCTCCATTTCACCTACCTGGATACAGGGGCGATGTACCGGGCCGTGGCCTATCACTGCCGAGAGCAGGGGATCGCCGCAGAAGAAGGCCCGCAGCTGGCGGATCTGTTGGCCTCGCTGCGGATCGAACTGCTGCCGCCCTTGCCCGGTGGCGATGATGTACGGGTGCTCGTGGAGGGGGGCGAGGTGGGGCAGGCCTTGCGTACCCCGGAGATGGGCATGCTGGCCTCGCAGTTCTCTGCCCTGCCGATGGTACGCGCGACCCTGACCCGGCTGCAGCAGCAGATCGGCGCAGGCGGCCGCATTGTGGCCGAGGGCCGCGACACCGGCACCGTGGTCTTTCCGGATGCGGCCTGGAAGTTTTTCCTCGACGCCAGCCCCGAGGTGCGGGCGCAGCGCCGGGCGGCCCAGTTGCGCGGCAAGGGCGAGACCGTGGATGAGCAGCAGTTGTTGGCGCAGATCATCAAACGTGATAAGGCCGATCGCGAACGGAGCGCGGCCCCGTTGCAGGCCGCCGCGGATGCGGTCATCCTTGATTCCACCCAAATACCGGCCGACGAGGTGGTGGAGCAAATGTACGCGCACATCCTCGCCACCTCCTGTTGCCGCGACGAATAA
- a CDS encoding FprA family A-type flavoprotein: protein MKKIALADNVYWVGAVDWNIRDFHGYSTYRGTTYNAFLIIDEKVTLIDTVKKPYKSELMHRIHTIIDPKKIDYLVVNHVEMDHSGSLPEVVEAINPEKIICSKMGHKALMQHFHRPDWPFHVVAPGEEISLGTKTLSFLETRMLHWPDSMFTYLKEDQILFTSDAFGEHLATSERFDDEVNQDVLMHEATKYYANILTLYSPLVKKLLAKVQEMQLPIKMLAPDHGVVWRSNPGKIIEAYNRWCNHQGNGRALVIYDTMWESTKKMAKAVAEGLHEQGVEYKLLDLAVNHRSDVMTDVLEASAIVLGSPTLNNGMLPRMADFLMYMRGLRPTNKVGASFGSYGWSGEAVKMMNEILKEMNIVVCHPGVKTQYVPEHAQLGECVELGRTVGKAMQAMMAGEQVESLA from the coding sequence ATGAAAAAAATTGCCCTGGCTGACAATGTCTACTGGGTGGGCGCCGTCGACTGGAATATCCGTGATTTCCACGGCTATTCGACCTACCGCGGCACCACCTACAACGCCTTTCTCATCATCGACGAAAAGGTCACCCTGATCGATACGGTCAAAAAACCGTACAAAAGCGAGCTGATGCACCGCATCCACACCATCATCGATCCGAAAAAGATCGACTATCTGGTGGTCAACCATGTAGAGATGGATCACAGCGGCTCGCTACCCGAGGTGGTCGAGGCGATCAATCCGGAAAAGATCATCTGCTCGAAGATGGGCCACAAGGCTCTGATGCAGCATTTCCACCGTCCGGACTGGCCCTTTCATGTGGTCGCGCCGGGCGAGGAAATCAGCCTGGGCACGAAGACGCTCAGTTTCCTCGAAACCCGCATGCTCCACTGGCCGGATTCGATGTTCACCTACCTCAAGGAAGATCAGATCCTGTTCACCAGCGATGCCTTTGGCGAGCATCTGGCCACCAGCGAGCGGTTTGACGACGAAGTCAACCAGGATGTGCTCATGCACGAGGCCACCAAGTACTACGCCAACATCCTCACCCTCTATTCGCCGCTGGTGAAGAAGCTGCTAGCCAAGGTCCAGGAGATGCAGTTGCCGATCAAGATGCTCGCCCCCGATCACGGCGTGGTCTGGCGTTCCAATCCGGGCAAGATCATCGAGGCTTACAACCGCTGGTGCAACCACCAGGGCAACGGCCGGGCCCTGGTCATCTACGACACCATGTGGGAATCGACCAAGAAGATGGCCAAGGCCGTGGCCGAAGGCCTGCATGAGCAGGGCGTGGAGTACAAGCTGCTTGATCTGGCGGTTAACCACCGTAGCGACGTCATGACCGACGTGCTCGAGGCCAGCGCCATTGTGCTTGGTTCTCCGACCCTCAACAACGGTATGTTGCCACGCATGGCCGATTTTCTGATGTACATGCGCGGTCTGCGGCCGACCAACAAGGTGGGGGCCTCGTTCGGTTCCTACGGCTGGTCGGGCGAGGCGGTCAAGATGATGAATGAAATCCTCAAGGAGATGAACATCGTGGTCTGTCACCCAGGGGTCAAGACCCAGTATGTCCCCGAGCATGCCCAGTTGGGCGAGTGCGTGGAACTGGGACGGACAGTGGGCAAGGCCATGCAGGCGATGATGGCCGGCGAGCAGGTGGAATCCCTGGCCTGA
- a CDS encoding DsrE family protein — MNKTVFFAFRDNPLCFIHVLLNSLDMAQKGMEGKIVLEGESVTLVPVMAEPSHFLHQLYTKAKTQGLIVGACRACSTKLNVVEAVTQENIPLIGELAGHPAMSAYIEQGYTVLTF; from the coding sequence ATGAACAAAACCGTTTTTTTCGCTTTCCGCGACAATCCGCTCTGCTTCATTCACGTGCTCCTGAACAGTTTGGATATGGCCCAGAAGGGCATGGAGGGTAAAATAGTGCTCGAAGGCGAGTCGGTCACCCTGGTGCCGGTCATGGCCGAGCCCTCGCATTTCCTTCATCAACTGTACACCAAGGCCAAGACTCAGGGTCTGATCGTCGGCGCCTGCCGTGCCTGCTCCACCAAGCTCAATGTCGTCGAAGCGGTCACCCAGGAGAACATTCCGCTGATTGGCGAATTGGCTGGCCATCCGGCGATGTCGGCCTATATCGAGCAAGGCTATACGGTTCTCACCTTTTAA
- the rd gene encoding rubredoxin — MKKYVCVVCSYEYDPAVGDPDNGVAPGTAFEDIPDDWTCPVCGAGKDQFEEA, encoded by the coding sequence ATGAAAAAATACGTCTGTGTTGTCTGTTCCTACGAGTATGATCCTGCTGTCGGCGATCCTGACAATGGCGTGGCTCCCGGCACCGCGTTTGAAGATATCCCCGATGACTGGACCTGTCCGGTCTGCGGCGCGGGCAAGGATCAATTCGAAGAAGCGTAA
- a CDS encoding desulfoferrodoxin — protein MTKKNDVYKCALCGNIVEVLHAGAGELVCCGQPMTLMTENTVDAAKEKHVPVITKVAEGYKVTVGSVPHPMEEKHWIEFIELIADGKVYRQDLKPGEAPEATFCIQADKVSAREYCNLHGLWKA, from the coding sequence ATGACCAAGAAGAATGACGTGTACAAGTGCGCCCTCTGCGGCAACATTGTTGAAGTTCTGCATGCCGGTGCCGGCGAACTGGTCTGCTGCGGCCAACCTATGACCCTGATGACCGAGAACACCGTCGATGCCGCCAAGGAAAAACATGTGCCGGTCATCACCAAGGTAGCCGAGGGCTACAAGGTTACCGTTGGTTCAGTGCCCCACCCCATGGAGGAAAAGCACTGGATCGAGTTCATCGAGCTGATTGCCGACGGCAAGGTCTACCGCCAGGATCTCAAACCCGGCGAGGCGCCTGAAGCAACCTTCTGTATTCAAGCGGATAAGGTTTCCGCTCGCGAGTACTGCAACCTCCACGGACTGTGGAAGGCCTGA
- a CDS encoding peroxiredoxin, translating to MSFLVTKQAPDFTATAVLPDNSMKPDFKLSDYRGKYVILFFYPLDFTFVCPSEILAFDRALEAFKAKNCEIIGVSIDSQFSHWAWKNTPINQGGIGNIQYPLVSDLDKSISRQYGVLLDAGIALRGTFLIDRDGIVRHAVVNDLPLGRNIDEALRMVDALQFHEQHGDVCPANWQEGKEAMTPTAAGVAEYLAKHNG from the coding sequence ATGAGCTTTTTAGTGACCAAACAGGCGCCGGATTTCACCGCCACCGCCGTTCTGCCCGACAATTCGATGAAACCGGATTTCAAGCTCTCCGACTACCGGGGTAAATATGTGATCCTCTTCTTCTATCCGCTGGATTTCACCTTTGTCTGCCCCTCGGAGATTCTTGCTTTTGACCGGGCACTGGAGGCGTTCAAGGCCAAGAACTGCGAAATCATCGGCGTGTCGATCGATTCCCAGTTTTCCCACTGGGCCTGGAAAAACACCCCGATCAACCAGGGCGGCATCGGCAATATCCAGTATCCCCTGGTGTCCGATCTCGATAAAAGCATTTCCCGTCAGTACGGCGTGCTGCTCGATGCCGGCATCGCCCTGCGCGGTACCTTTCTCATCGACCGCGACGGTATTGTCCGCCATGCGGTGGTCAACGATCTGCCCTTGGGCCGCAACATCGACGAAGCGCTGCGCATGGTCGATGCCCTGCAGTTTCACGAGCAGCACGGCGATGTCTGTCCGGCCAACTGGCAGGAAGGCAAGGAGGCCATGACCCCCACCGCCGCCGGCGTTGCCGAGTATCTGGCCAAGCACAATGGTTGA
- a CDS encoding transcriptional repressor, with product MDHTLRMTHQREIILNEMQRCKLHLTADELYERIKKKLPRISLATVYRNLEILSEAGLIKKLEISGRQKRFDWDPQDHDHVYCTRCQRVDNIPTTSAPLPFDQIREKGYRITGCRIEFFGLCPNCQKNQEKKQRTGERTMACTSCGRASLSDTQRQVLEALAHSKEACGSKELAAATGLESKQVSCQITALKNKGYVSSPARCKYAITEQGKTALD from the coding sequence ATGGATCACACTCTGCGGATGACCCATCAACGTGAAATCATTCTCAACGAGATGCAGCGGTGCAAGCTGCATTTGACCGCGGATGAGTTATACGAACGGATTAAAAAGAAATTGCCCCGGATCAGTTTGGCAACGGTGTACCGGAACCTGGAGATCCTCTCCGAAGCCGGATTGATCAAAAAATTGGAAATCAGCGGTCGGCAGAAACGGTTTGACTGGGACCCCCAGGACCACGACCATGTCTACTGCACCCGCTGCCAGCGGGTTGACAACATTCCCACGACCAGCGCTCCGTTGCCCTTTGACCAGATTCGGGAAAAAGGGTACCGGATCACCGGGTGCAGAATTGAATTTTTCGGTCTTTGTCCGAATTGTCAGAAAAATCAGGAAAAGAAACAACGAACAGGAGAACGAACCATGGCATGCACATCATGCGGTCGCGCATCACTCAGCGACACCCAACGTCAGGTGCTCGAGGCCCTGGCCCACAGCAAGGAGGCGTGCGGCAGCAAGGAGTTGGCCGCAGCCACCGGCCTGGAAAGCAAGCAGGTCAGCTGCCAGATCACCGCCCTGAAAAACAAGGGCTACGTGAGCAGTCCCGCCCGTTGCAAGTATGCGATCACCGAGCAGGGCAAGACTGCGCTCGACTGA
- a CDS encoding OmpA family protein yields MHTFSRLFLATALACTVLLAGGCGPKQVSPYAGGAGAGSDDSMGGNRMGNITEETGPGVEGLDSTGRGGSGSLATDADQQSDAYKRAHGRSSPEFTPIYFDYDHSGIRSDQIPSMEHNGGYLKSNSSARVLIEGNTDNRGTNEYNLALGERRAMSAKTYLIEFGIEESRIRTVSYGEERPLFNGGSEDDYAHNRRDDFILE; encoded by the coding sequence ATGCATACCTTTTCCCGTCTTTTCCTTGCCACGGCTCTTGCTTGCACGGTTCTGCTCGCTGGCGGTTGTGGCCCGAAACAGGTCTCCCCTTACGCGGGCGGCGCCGGTGCCGGCTCCGATGACAGCATGGGCGGCAATCGCATGGGCAACATCACCGAAGAGACCGGCCCCGGAGTGGAAGGGCTTGATTCCACAGGCAGAGGCGGAAGCGGCAGCCTGGCCACTGACGCCGATCAGCAGAGCGATGCCTACAAACGCGCCCATGGCCGTTCGTCGCCCGAGTTCACCCCGATCTACTTCGACTACGACCATTCCGGCATTCGCAGCGATCAGATTCCAAGCATGGAACACAACGGCGGCTACCTGAAGAGCAATTCTTCGGCGCGGGTGCTGATCGAGGGCAACACCGACAACCGGGGCACCAACGAATACAACCTGGCCTTGGGTGAACGTCGTGCCATGAGCGCCAAGACCTATCTGATAGAATTCGGGATCGAGGAAAGCCGCATCCGCACCGTCAGCTACGGAGAAGAGCGGCCGCTGTTCAACGGTGGCAGCGAAGACGATTACGCCCACAACCGGCGCGACGACTTTATCCTCGAATAG